The Flexivirga oryzae genome has a segment encoding these proteins:
- a CDS encoding NAD-dependent succinate-semialdehyde dehydrogenase, translating into MSFSNDRSVRSARVLDAVPTQLLIGGAWADPASGATFPVSNPATGEELARVADATPDDGRRALDAAVDAQAGFAATAPRDRYDMLMRAYDLLHERIDDLALLMTLEMGKPLAESRGEIAYAAEFFRHFASEALRIDGGYQTAPAGGARFLVTKQPVGPCLLITPWNFPMAMGTRKIGPAIAAGCTSVIKPAPQTPLSMLALGQILLDAGVPAGVVNIVTCTDANGVMEPLIRSGKARKLSFTGSTAVGKILLAQCADTVMRTSMELGGNAPFIVFDDAELDEAVTGAMAAKMRNMGEACTAANRIYAQQGVADEFARRLSTAMSALQVGPGVEDGTQVGPLIDDAGRGKVVDLVADATARGARVLTGGAAPDGPGFFYPPTVLVDVPTDARMAREEIFGPVASVIPFATEDEVVAAANDTPYGLVSYVFTNDLRRALRVAERLESGMVGLNQGVVSNPAAPFGGIKESGLGREGGNVGIDEFLEVKYIGISV; encoded by the coding sequence ATGTCCTTTTCGAACGACAGATCGGTCCGGTCCGCCCGGGTGCTCGATGCGGTGCCGACACAGTTGCTGATCGGCGGTGCGTGGGCCGACCCGGCGAGTGGCGCGACGTTCCCGGTCTCGAATCCCGCGACCGGCGAGGAGCTGGCGCGGGTCGCCGACGCCACCCCGGACGACGGCCGGCGAGCGCTCGACGCGGCGGTCGACGCACAGGCCGGGTTCGCCGCGACCGCTCCCCGTGACCGCTACGACATGCTGATGCGCGCGTACGACCTGCTCCACGAGCGGATCGACGATCTCGCGCTGCTGATGACGCTGGAGATGGGCAAGCCGCTCGCCGAGTCGCGTGGCGAAATCGCTTATGCCGCAGAGTTCTTCCGCCATTTCGCGAGCGAGGCGCTGCGCATCGACGGCGGCTACCAGACCGCGCCGGCGGGTGGCGCACGCTTCCTGGTGACCAAGCAGCCGGTCGGGCCGTGCCTGCTGATCACGCCGTGGAACTTCCCGATGGCGATGGGCACCCGCAAGATCGGCCCCGCCATCGCCGCGGGCTGCACCAGCGTCATCAAACCGGCGCCGCAGACCCCGTTGTCGATGCTGGCGCTGGGGCAGATCCTGCTCGACGCGGGTGTGCCTGCCGGCGTCGTCAACATCGTCACCTGCACCGACGCGAACGGCGTCATGGAGCCGCTGATCCGGTCCGGCAAGGCCCGCAAGCTGTCGTTCACCGGGTCGACCGCGGTGGGCAAGATCCTGCTCGCGCAGTGTGCGGACACCGTGATGCGCACCTCGATGGAGCTGGGTGGCAATGCACCGTTCATCGTGTTCGACGACGCCGAACTGGACGAGGCGGTGACGGGCGCCATGGCGGCCAAGATGCGCAACATGGGTGAGGCGTGCACGGCGGCCAACCGGATCTACGCCCAGCAGGGCGTGGCCGACGAGTTCGCCCGACGGCTGTCGACGGCGATGAGCGCACTGCAGGTCGGTCCCGGTGTCGAGGACGGCACCCAGGTCGGCCCGCTCATCGACGATGCCGGGCGCGGCAAGGTCGTCGACCTGGTCGCCGACGCGACCGCACGGGGCGCCAGGGTGCTCACCGGAGGTGCGGCTCCCGACGGTCCCGGATTCTTCTACCCGCCAACGGTTCTGGTCGATGTGCCCACCGATGCCCGGATGGCCCGGGAAGAGATCTTCGGGCCGGTCGCCTCCGTCATCCCGTTCGCCACCGAGGACGAGGTGGTCGCCGCCGCGAACGACACGCCCTACGGGCTGGTGTCCTACGTCTTCACCAACGACCTGCGCCGCGCCCTCCGCGTCGCCGAACGCCTCGAGTCCGGCATGGTCGGCCTCAACCAGGGGGTCGTGTCCAACCCCGCGGCGCCGTTCGGCGGGATCAAGGAGTCCGGTCTCGGCCGCGAGGGCGGCAACGTCGGGATCGACGAGTTCCTCGAGGTGAAGTACATCGGGATCAGCGTCTGA
- a CDS encoding M20 family metallopeptidase produces MTETVDTQGVSHLENAALALIDEDELVAVTQALVRQPGENPPGEEAARVAALVAACTARGLDVRTAPLAEGRENVHALTTGGGGPRLLLLGHTDVVPVGDGWSVDPFAGVVRDGRIIGRGTSDMLGGLAACVVAMSAVQRAAEHTGVELSGRIELVAAVDEEEGGLGIRGFMADAHEMPGRVSYCGCITAEPTDLQTIVAARGDCYLDITVHGRAAHAGRPSDGCNAIYGAARVIESLRAWNDELARSPHPLAGPATWSVGIVEGGQGTAIVPAACRIQADRRLLPGEGPDTVLASVEARIAGLDLARDGLHAEVAMPMSMPGFETAEDDSFVRVLDGALADSGGPGLPPGGWTAACDGGYISRDLGVPTVVLGPGSVNDQAHRPDESVPIAELVVAARTYVRAAVRLLATRAGERPTGTR; encoded by the coding sequence ATGACCGAAACCGTTGACACCCAGGGAGTTTCGCACCTCGAAAACGCGGCTCTCGCCCTGATCGACGAAGACGAACTGGTCGCGGTCACCCAGGCCCTGGTACGACAGCCGGGGGAGAACCCGCCGGGTGAGGAGGCCGCGCGGGTGGCGGCGCTCGTCGCGGCGTGCACGGCGCGAGGGCTCGACGTGCGGACCGCGCCGCTGGCGGAGGGCAGGGAGAACGTGCACGCCCTCACGACCGGCGGAGGCGGGCCGCGTCTGCTCCTGCTCGGGCACACCGACGTGGTCCCGGTGGGCGACGGCTGGTCGGTCGACCCGTTCGCCGGGGTGGTGCGCGACGGGCGGATCATCGGCCGCGGGACGAGCGACATGCTCGGGGGTCTGGCCGCGTGCGTCGTCGCGATGAGCGCCGTGCAACGCGCGGCCGAGCACACGGGCGTCGAGTTGTCCGGCCGGATCGAGCTGGTCGCCGCGGTCGACGAGGAGGAGGGCGGCCTCGGCATCCGCGGCTTCATGGCTGATGCTCACGAGATGCCGGGTCGGGTGAGCTATTGCGGATGCATCACCGCCGAGCCCACCGACCTGCAGACCATCGTCGCGGCACGCGGCGACTGCTACCTCGACATCACGGTGCACGGCCGGGCCGCGCACGCGGGCCGCCCGTCGGACGGCTGCAACGCGATCTACGGCGCCGCCCGGGTGATCGAGTCGTTGCGGGCCTGGAACGACGAGCTCGCGCGGTCACCGCATCCGCTGGCCGGGCCGGCGACCTGGAGTGTCGGGATCGTGGAGGGCGGACAGGGCACGGCGATCGTGCCGGCGGCCTGCCGGATCCAGGCGGACCGCCGGTTGCTGCCGGGGGAGGGGCCGGACACCGTGCTGGCGTCGGTCGAGGCCCGGATCGCCGGGCTGGACCTGGCGCGTGACGGACTGCATGCGGAGGTCGCGATGCCGATGAGCATGCCGGGTTTCGAGACGGCAGAGGATGATTCGTTCGTCCGGGTGCTCGACGGCGCGCTCGCGGACTCCGGTGGGCCCGGGCTGCCGCCCGGGGGCTGGACCGCCGCCTGCGACGGCGGATACATCAGTCGCGATCTCGGCGTGCCCACCGTGGTGCTCGGGCCTGGCTCGGTCAACGACCAGGCGCATCGGCCCGACGAGTCGGTGCCGATCGCGGAGCTCGTTGTCGCGGCCCGCACCTATGTCCGCGCGGCGGTACGACTGCTGGCGACGCGGGCGGGCGAGCGTCCGACGGGGACCCGGTGA
- a CDS encoding PLP-dependent aminotransferase family protein: protein MTRLPLATRATDLVGSIIDSSTSLLAGQRHDIVRFAMGSPAPEAIPADTLRDIAATELGRPDAYDYAATEGDPRLRDALLGVLADTPDAPTPDRLLITAGGMQGLDLAFKLFVDPGDLVVVESPTYTNGSATALSYQAELLEVPVDDEGMQVDTLEDLVARAGRTPKAIYAIPTFQNPSGASMSVERRHRLLELTRQWGSVLIDDDPYGLLRFEGADVPSLHALAGGDPLVFSVRTFSKIIGPGLRVGWVDADPSLQQLLINAKQAMDTCTNLPLQRLVAGFLEGGHLQPHLVAQRSAYRERKRAMQDALTEHFAGTAHWTDPHGGFFLWVTFDHDVDTEALFEVALAEGVAFIPGNAFSPSKRFPDALRLCFASSTPERIREGVARLRRAVDSMGKR from the coding sequence ATGACCCGGCTGCCCCTGGCAACCCGTGCAACCGACCTGGTGGGGTCGATCATCGACTCCAGCACCTCCCTGCTGGCCGGTCAGCGGCACGACATCGTGCGGTTCGCCATGGGCAGCCCGGCGCCCGAGGCGATCCCTGCCGACACGTTGCGCGACATCGCGGCGACCGAGCTCGGCCGTCCGGACGCCTACGACTATGCCGCGACCGAGGGTGACCCGCGGTTACGCGACGCGCTGCTCGGCGTGCTCGCTGACACGCCCGACGCGCCCACCCCGGACCGGCTGCTCATCACGGCCGGCGGCATGCAGGGACTCGACCTGGCCTTCAAACTCTTCGTCGATCCCGGAGACCTGGTGGTCGTCGAATCACCCACCTACACCAACGGATCCGCGACCGCGCTGTCCTACCAGGCCGAGCTGCTGGAGGTGCCGGTCGATGACGAGGGCATGCAGGTCGACACCCTGGAGGACCTGGTGGCGCGCGCCGGCCGGACGCCGAAGGCGATCTACGCCATACCCACGTTCCAGAACCCGTCGGGCGCGTCGATGTCCGTCGAGCGCCGGCACCGCTTGCTGGAGCTGACCCGGCAGTGGGGCAGCGTGCTCATCGACGACGACCCGTACGGGCTGCTGCGTTTCGAGGGTGCGGACGTGCCGTCGTTGCACGCGCTCGCCGGCGGCGATCCGCTCGTCTTCTCGGTGCGAACCTTCTCCAAGATCATCGGCCCCGGCCTGCGGGTCGGCTGGGTGGACGCGGACCCGTCGCTGCAACAGCTGTTGATCAACGCCAAGCAGGCTATGGACACCTGCACCAACCTGCCGTTGCAACGGTTGGTGGCCGGGTTCCTGGAGGGCGGTCACCTGCAGCCGCACCTGGTCGCGCAACGCTCGGCGTACCGGGAGCGCAAGCGGGCCATGCAGGACGCGCTGACCGAGCACTTCGCGGGTACGGCGCACTGGACCGACCCGCACGGCGGCTTCTTCCTCTGGGTGACGTTCGACCACGACGTCGACACCGAGGCGCTGTTCGAGGTCGCGCTCGCCGAAGGGGTGGCGTTCATCCCGGGCAACGCGTTCTCGCCGAGTAAACGTTTCCCGGATGCGCTGCGGCTGTGCTTCGCGTCGAGCACCCCGGAACGCATCCGGGAGGGCGTGGCACGACTGCGTCGCGCGGTGGACTCGATGGGGAAGCGCTGA
- a CDS encoding M24 family metallopeptidase produces the protein MSQTPPDAALSGLRSRPFPEQEYLDRLRAVQVRMAERQLSSLIIADPANLYYLTGYNAWSFYMPQCLIVPVEGDCHLFTRTMDAAGAHYTAFLPVDRIHGYPDYLVNRPDTHPFDWIVDRALEIGVLVDEPGAYVAAELDAHFFSVRSYLAIQSALKMSALVDSTELVNWVRVRKSPLEREKLHTAGKIAQRVMETALQELEPGRRQCDVVAEIQHAQALGAHKLGGDYPAIVPMLPTGETAGTPHLTWSDLPLQRGEATTIELAGVFHRYHAPLARTVVLGKAPRKLIECADATNEGMAALLEQMRPGNRTCDVHREFAQTIGRYGLTKESRIGYSIGIGYPPDWGERTMSVRPEDETVIEEDMAFHVILGMWMDGWGYETSESMLIGPDGPDLLTNVPRGLTAKE, from the coding sequence GTGAGTCAAACACCCCCCGACGCCGCGCTCAGCGGCCTGCGCTCCCGGCCGTTCCCGGAGCAGGAGTACCTCGACCGTCTGCGTGCCGTGCAGGTGCGTATGGCGGAACGTCAGCTCAGCTCGCTGATCATCGCCGACCCCGCGAATCTCTACTACCTGACCGGCTACAACGCGTGGTCGTTCTACATGCCCCAGTGCCTCATCGTCCCGGTGGAGGGCGACTGCCACCTGTTCACCCGGACGATGGACGCGGCGGGCGCGCACTACACGGCGTTCCTGCCGGTCGACCGCATCCACGGCTACCCCGACTACCTGGTCAACCGCCCGGACACGCACCCCTTCGACTGGATCGTCGACCGCGCGCTGGAGATCGGCGTGCTCGTCGACGAGCCGGGCGCGTATGTCGCCGCGGAGCTGGACGCGCACTTCTTCTCGGTCCGCAGCTACCTGGCGATCCAGTCGGCGCTGAAGATGTCCGCCCTGGTCGACAGCACCGAGCTGGTCAACTGGGTGCGCGTGCGCAAGTCACCCCTGGAACGTGAAAAGCTCCACACCGCAGGCAAGATCGCGCAACGCGTGATGGAGACCGCACTGCAGGAGCTGGAGCCCGGCCGACGCCAGTGCGACGTGGTCGCGGAGATCCAGCACGCCCAGGCGCTCGGTGCGCACAAGCTCGGCGGCGACTACCCCGCGATCGTGCCGATGCTGCCCACCGGCGAGACGGCCGGCACCCCCCACCTCACCTGGAGCGACCTACCGCTGCAGAGGGGGGAGGCGACCACCATCGAGCTCGCCGGCGTGTTCCACCGTTACCACGCGCCGCTGGCCCGCACGGTCGTGCTCGGTAAGGCGCCGCGCAAGCTGATCGAGTGCGCCGACGCCACCAACGAGGGTATGGCGGCCCTGCTGGAGCAGATGCGGCCCGGCAACCGGACGTGCGACGTGCACCGGGAGTTCGCCCAGACCATCGGCCGCTACGGGCTCACCAAGGAGTCGCGGATCGGCTACTCCATCGGCATCGGCTACCCGCCGGACTGGGGCGAGCGCACCATGAGCGTGCGGCCCGAGGACGAAACGGTCATCGAGGAGGACATGGCGTTCCACGTCATCCTCGGCATGTGGATGGACGGCTGGGGGTACGAGACCTCCGAGTCCATGCTCATCGGTCCGGACGGCCCGGACCTGCTCACCAACGTCCCACGCGGACTGACAGCGAAGGAGTGA
- a CDS encoding GntR family transcriptional regulator: MSAAAGRPRLEPVVRESTAVMIADRVREGIERGDLPPGTQLGEAELSRQLGVSRGPLREGLQRLTQEGLLLSIRNRGLFVIEMTPERVRDMYVARQAVERAAAEQIHLGSPQTAGAQLLQITDEMEVTADAGDPSGVGEADIAFHDLLVRLAGSPRLSRMHRTLLTETRMGIHALEPTYQGYDARVAEHRAIAQSFIDGDPAETDQLLRLHMADAVERLTARSAGTD, encoded by the coding sequence ATGAGCGCAGCGGCAGGACGTCCCAGACTGGAGCCGGTGGTCCGTGAGTCGACCGCGGTGATGATCGCGGACCGAGTGCGCGAGGGCATCGAGCGTGGCGACCTGCCGCCCGGCACGCAACTGGGAGAGGCCGAGCTATCCCGCCAGCTCGGCGTGAGCCGTGGTCCGCTGCGCGAGGGGCTGCAACGCCTCACCCAGGAGGGGCTACTGCTGTCCATCCGCAACCGCGGCCTGTTCGTCATCGAGATGACCCCGGAGCGGGTGCGCGACATGTACGTGGCCCGGCAGGCGGTCGAGCGCGCGGCGGCGGAACAGATCCACCTGGGCTCACCGCAGACCGCCGGCGCGCAGCTGTTGCAGATCACCGACGAGATGGAGGTCACCGCCGATGCCGGGGACCCGTCCGGCGTCGGCGAGGCCGACATCGCCTTCCACGACCTGCTGGTGCGACTGGCCGGGAGCCCCCGGTTGTCCCGCATGCACCGCACCCTGCTGACCGAGACCCGGATGGGCATCCACGCACTCGAGCCGACCTACCAGGGGTATGACGCCCGCGTGGCCGAACACCGCGCGATCGCACAGTCGTTCATCGACGGCGATCCCGCGGAGACCGACCAGCTGCTGCGGCTGCACATGGCGGACGCGGTCGAGCGGCTGACCGCGCGCAGCGCCGGGACGGACTGA
- a CDS encoding MFS transporter — protein sequence MPAQSTDSDTYASPGEQPVDQKTLRRAVGASMIGNATEWYDYGVYAYLTTEITDNFFPHAGVAATLLVYAVSFVLRPLGGIVWGPIGDRLGRNKVMAMTIILMALGTFLVGVIPSYDSIGFWAPVLLILLRVVQGFSTGGEYGGAATFMAEYAPDKKRGFWGSFLECGTLLGFSGGLAITLILRASLSDDAMTSWGWRIPFLIGLPLGLVGLYLRTKMEDTPVFRELQGNNEVEEAATSALKDLFRDYWQPIVRLFLLVVALNIADYTLLTYMPTYMSGDKPDGLGISSTQSDVILLIGQLIMTALIWIAGTTSDRVGRKPMWWFSLIGIFVLAVPCFWLMGQGIAWAIIGFTVLGLVFLPQLGTVSATFPAMFPAHVRYAGMAISYNVSTAAFGGTASVVNDWLVGWGGRYMPAFYMMLAMVIGMIGLVKVPETAGESIRGRGIPGTSEEKAEPRDRSGIHNVSGIHDVSREFGTRRRR from the coding sequence ATGCCAGCTCAATCGACCGACAGCGATACGTATGCGAGTCCCGGCGAGCAGCCGGTTGACCAGAAAACCCTGAGACGCGCCGTCGGCGCATCGATGATCGGGAACGCGACCGAGTGGTACGACTACGGCGTCTACGCCTACCTGACGACCGAGATCACCGACAACTTCTTCCCGCACGCGGGCGTGGCGGCAACCCTGCTGGTGTATGCCGTGTCCTTCGTCCTGCGGCCGCTCGGCGGCATCGTGTGGGGCCCCATCGGAGACCGGTTGGGCCGCAACAAGGTGATGGCGATGACCATCATCCTGATGGCGCTCGGCACCTTCCTCGTGGGCGTCATCCCCAGCTACGACTCGATCGGCTTCTGGGCACCGGTCCTGCTGATCCTGCTGCGCGTCGTGCAGGGTTTCTCCACCGGTGGTGAGTACGGCGGTGCCGCCACGTTCATGGCCGAGTACGCCCCGGACAAGAAGCGCGGTTTCTGGGGCTCCTTCCTGGAGTGCGGCACCCTGCTCGGCTTCAGCGGCGGCCTGGCCATCACGCTCATCCTGCGCGCATCGCTCAGCGATGACGCCATGACGTCGTGGGGTTGGCGCATCCCCTTCCTCATCGGCCTGCCGTTGGGCCTGGTCGGGCTGTATCTGCGCACCAAGATGGAGGACACCCCGGTCTTCCGCGAGCTGCAGGGCAACAACGAGGTGGAGGAAGCGGCCACCAGCGCGCTGAAGGACCTGTTCCGGGACTACTGGCAGCCGATCGTGCGCCTCTTCCTGTTGGTCGTTGCGCTGAACATCGCCGACTACACGCTGCTGACGTACATGCCGACGTACATGTCGGGTGACAAGCCGGACGGGCTGGGCATTTCGAGCACCCAGTCGGATGTCATCCTGCTGATCGGTCAGCTGATCATGACGGCGCTGATCTGGATCGCGGGAACGACGTCGGACCGGGTCGGGCGAAAACCCATGTGGTGGTTCTCGCTGATCGGGATCTTCGTGCTCGCCGTGCCCTGCTTCTGGCTCATGGGTCAGGGGATCGCCTGGGCCATCATCGGATTCACCGTTCTCGGGTTGGTGTTCCTGCCGCAGCTGGGCACCGTGTCGGCGACCTTCCCGGCGATGTTCCCGGCGCACGTCCGCTATGCGGGTATGGCGATCAGCTACAACGTGTCGACCGCCGCCTTCGGTGGCACCGCATCCGTGGTCAACGACTGGCTGGTCGGCTGGGGCGGCCGTTACATGCCGGCGTTCTACATGATGCTCGCCATGGTCATCGGGATGATCGGCCTCGTGAAGGTCCCCGAGACGGCGGGCGAGTCGATCCGCGGCCGCGGCATACCGGGTACCTCGGAGGAGAAGGCCGAACCGCGAGATCGTTCCGGCATTCACAACGTGTCCGGAATCCATGACGTCTCACGGGAGTTCGGCACCCGCCGGCGTCGCTAG
- a CDS encoding aspartate aminotransferase family protein, with protein sequence MAQLSQALKQATPVIAARGEGVNLYDEDGRRYLDFTAGIGVTSTGHCHPRVVAAAQEQVAKLIHGQYTTVMHRPLLTLVERLGEVLPERLDRVFFANSGSEAVEAALRLARQATGRPNVIVFHGGFHGRTVATASMTTSNTRYSAGFSPLMSGVHVAPFPNPTHYGWPVEQATDFALKELDFILQTLTQPNETAAFLVEPVLGEGGYVPGNTAFFTGLRERADRHGIQLILDEVQTGWGRTGKFWAQEHFGVTPDILVTAKGIGSGFPLSGIAAPAALMDKVWPGSQGGTYGANAVACAAAIATLDVIQDEKLVDNAAQRGEQLLERLRSTADGYDAVHDVRGLGLLVGNEFRSANGEPDGSTAAAVQQEAARRGLLLLTCGPSGEVVRFIPALVVNEKEVDEAAELWAASVDAVLAAGAR encoded by the coding sequence ATGGCACAGCTCTCCCAGGCCCTCAAGCAGGCCACGCCGGTGATCGCAGCACGGGGCGAGGGGGTGAACCTGTATGACGAGGACGGCCGACGCTACCTGGATTTCACCGCAGGTATCGGGGTGACCAGTACCGGGCACTGCCACCCGCGGGTGGTGGCCGCCGCACAGGAGCAGGTCGCGAAACTCATCCACGGGCAGTACACCACCGTCATGCACCGGCCGTTGCTGACGCTCGTGGAGCGCCTGGGTGAGGTGTTGCCCGAGCGGCTGGACCGGGTTTTCTTCGCCAACTCCGGGTCGGAGGCCGTCGAGGCGGCGCTGCGGCTGGCGCGTCAGGCGACCGGCCGTCCCAATGTGATCGTCTTCCACGGCGGGTTCCACGGCCGAACCGTCGCAACCGCGTCGATGACAACCTCGAACACCCGCTACAGTGCTGGCTTTTCGCCGCTCATGTCCGGTGTGCACGTGGCGCCGTTCCCCAACCCGACGCACTACGGTTGGCCGGTCGAGCAGGCGACGGACTTCGCGCTCAAGGAGCTCGACTTCATCCTGCAGACGCTCACCCAGCCGAACGAGACCGCGGCCTTCCTCGTCGAGCCGGTGCTCGGTGAAGGCGGCTACGTACCCGGCAACACCGCCTTCTTCACCGGCCTGCGGGAACGGGCCGACCGGCACGGGATCCAGCTGATCCTCGACGAGGTGCAGACCGGCTGGGGACGCACGGGGAAGTTCTGGGCGCAGGAGCATTTCGGGGTGACACCGGACATCCTGGTCACCGCCAAGGGCATCGGATCCGGCTTCCCGCTGTCCGGTATCGCGGCCCCCGCGGCGCTGATGGACAAGGTGTGGCCGGGCTCGCAGGGTGGAACCTACGGCGCGAATGCCGTAGCGTGCGCGGCGGCCATCGCCACGCTGGACGTCATACAGGACGAGAAACTCGTCGACAACGCGGCGCAGCGCGGCGAGCAGTTGCTGGAGCGGCTGCGGAGCACGGCGGACGGGTACGACGCGGTCCACGACGTGCGTGGCCTGGGTCTGCTGGTCGGGAACGAGTTCCGGTCCGCGAACGGCGAGCCCGACGGAAGCACCGCCGCGGCGGTGCAGCAGGAGGCGGCCCGTCGTGGCCTGCTGCTGCTGACCTGTGGACCATCGGGCGAGGTGGTGCGGTTCATACCGGCCCTCGTCGTGAACGAGAAGGAGGTGGACGAAGCCGCCGAGCTGTGGGCAGCGTCGGTCGACGCTGTCCTTGCGGCCGGCGCACGCTGA
- a CDS encoding EamA family transporter has product MRRGAGTVPAPLLVLGSIVSVQFGGALAVTLLPLVGVSGSVALRLALATLLMWPWVRPSLRGRSRSDWVAVAAYGATLGAMNLAFYGSLRRLPIGVAVTIEFIGPLVLSAILSRHVRDFLAILLAAAGVVLVSGAVSTPLGDLDLVGILLALTAGACWAIYILTSRRTGRHFSGVEGLAIAMLLASVVVLPLGAFEAGSPLVGGEALLKGAGIAVLSSVVPYSLELVALRRLPPNVFGILLSLEPVVAAGAGLLVLGQRLSPVKLLGMLFVVAASVLILGAAQGNTEDQPAALDV; this is encoded by the coding sequence ATGAGGCGCGGCGCGGGGACTGTCCCCGCGCCGTTGCTCGTGCTGGGCAGCATCGTGTCCGTCCAGTTCGGCGGCGCACTGGCCGTGACGCTGCTGCCGCTCGTCGGCGTCTCCGGGTCGGTCGCGCTCCGGCTGGCGCTCGCGACCCTGCTGATGTGGCCGTGGGTCCGCCCGTCGCTGCGCGGTCGCAGCCGCTCCGACTGGGTGGCCGTCGCGGCCTACGGTGCGACCCTCGGCGCGATGAACCTCGCGTTCTACGGGTCGCTGCGCCGGTTGCCGATCGGTGTCGCCGTCACCATCGAGTTCATCGGCCCGCTGGTGCTGTCGGCGATCCTGTCGCGGCACGTCCGGGACTTCCTCGCGATCCTGCTCGCAGCGGCGGGGGTCGTCCTGGTCTCCGGCGCGGTCAGCACACCGCTCGGCGACCTCGACCTGGTGGGCATCCTGCTGGCACTCACCGCCGGGGCGTGCTGGGCGATCTACATCCTCACCTCCCGGCGCACCGGCCGGCACTTCTCCGGGGTGGAGGGCCTGGCGATCGCCATGCTCCTGGCCTCCGTCGTGGTGCTGCCGCTCGGCGCGTTCGAGGCGGGCAGCCCGCTCGTCGGCGGCGAGGCGCTCCTCAAGGGCGCGGGAATCGCCGTGCTGTCGTCGGTCGTGCCCTACTCCCTGGAGCTGGTCGCACTGCGCCGGCTGCCGCCCAACGTGTTCGGCATCCTGCTCTCGCTCGAGCCGGTCGTCGCCGCCGGTGCCGGTCTACTCGTGCTGGGGCAGCGGCTCTCCCCCGTCAAACTGCTCGGGATGCTCTTCGTGGTCGCGGCCAGCGTGCTGATCCTCGGCGCTGCACAGGGCAACACCGAGGACCAGCCCGCCGCACTCGACGTATGA
- a CDS encoding C40 family peptidase — MIDAEAAQLAIVNVGVTGLWNAPGSPRPVDGPIVADRPDHARWLADLDAQPTLEEGRLGLYERFDSELLEGEPVLVGGEEEAGWTRVTAPWQPYDGSDTGYPGYVRTAHLRLVDDAPVGRLPDCGVAPTVDNFLTEARRHIGLGYLWGGISPAGLDCSGLVHYALRRLGVIFARDGGDQYRACDDVPVDEARPGDLYFFAYPGKTIHHVGIVTGPRRILHSPSTGEVVVEEDMPAHRQETLTVIGRIRQLQ, encoded by the coding sequence ATGATTGACGCGGAAGCCGCACAACTGGCAATTGTGAACGTCGGGGTCACCGGGCTGTGGAACGCGCCCGGCTCTCCCCGGCCCGTCGACGGACCCATCGTCGCCGACCGGCCCGACCACGCTCGCTGGCTCGCCGACCTGGACGCGCAGCCGACGCTCGAGGAGGGTCGCCTCGGCCTCTACGAGCGTTTCGACTCCGAACTCCTCGAGGGTGAGCCGGTCCTCGTCGGTGGCGAGGAGGAGGCGGGCTGGACCCGGGTCACCGCACCGTGGCAGCCGTATGACGGCAGCGACACCGGCTACCCGGGATACGTCCGCACCGCCCACCTACGGCTCGTCGACGACGCCCCCGTCGGCCGCCTCCCCGACTGCGGCGTCGCGCCGACCGTCGACAACTTCCTCACCGAGGCGCGCCGGCACATCGGTCTCGGCTACCTCTGGGGCGGCATCTCCCCCGCCGGACTGGACTGCTCCGGTCTGGTCCACTACGCGCTGCGCCGCCTCGGGGTGATCTTCGCCCGCGACGGCGGCGACCAGTACCGCGCGTGCGACGACGTGCCGGTCGACGAGGCACGACCGGGCGACCTGTACTTCTTCGCCTACCCCGGCAAGACGATCCACCACGTCGGCATCGTCACCGGCCCGCGGCGGATCCTGCACTCGCCGTCCACCGGCGAGGTCGTCGTCGAGGAGGACATGCCGGCGCACCGCCAGGAGACCCTGACGGTCATCGGCCGGATCCGCCAACTGCAATAA